Proteins encoded by one window of Nocardia goodfellowii:
- the crgA gene encoding cell division protein CrgA yields MPKSKVRKKTDYTINPASRTPVKVKGGPSPVWYVAIMLGFMVAGLLWLLVYYLAAEKITWMNDLNAWNFLIGFGLMVVGLIMTMRWR; encoded by the coding sequence ATGCCGAAGTCGAAGGTCCGTAAGAAGACCGACTATACGATCAATCCCGCCAGCCGGACTCCGGTCAAGGTCAAGGGTGGCCCATCGCCGGTCTGGTACGTGGCGATCATGCTGGGTTTCATGGTGGCCGGGCTGCTCTGGCTGCTGGTGTACTACCTGGCCGCCGAGAAGATCACCTGGATGAACGACCTCAACGCCTGGAACTTCCTGATCGGTTTCGGCCTCATGGTGGTCGGGCTGATCATGACCATGCGCTGGCGCTGA
- a CDS encoding PH domain-containing protein — protein MEPESSIPQPTESALTWSTPTSTLIAVTVGGVILTGAAVLSNDGASRLLIGLAATGLLGLALLGYRQRPRLAVIPGSAPRLVVRSLVGSAEYTREQIMRARIVSYRRLGRKTPMLEIDVDDNGTERLLIFGRWDLGTRPEDVFDTLVEHGLASLA, from the coding sequence ATGGAACCGGAATCTTCGATTCCCCAGCCCACCGAATCCGCTCTGACCTGGTCTACTCCGACCTCCACGCTGATCGCGGTCACCGTCGGCGGGGTCATCCTCACCGGTGCGGCCGTACTCAGCAATGACGGCGCGAGCCGATTGTTGATCGGTCTGGCCGCCACCGGCCTGCTGGGTCTGGCGCTGCTCGGCTACCGCCAGCGGCCCCGCCTGGCCGTCATACCGGGCAGTGCACCCCGCCTGGTGGTGCGTTCCCTCGTCGGTTCAGCCGAGTACACGCGCGAGCAGATCATGCGCGCCCGGATCGTGAGCTACCGCCGCCTCGGCCGGAAGACCCCGATGCTGGAGATCGATGTCGACGACAACGGCACCGAGCGCCTGCTCATCTTCGGCCGCTGGGATCTGGGCACCCGCCCGGAAGACGTCTTCGACACCCTGGTCGAACACGGACTCGCCAGCCTCGCCTGA
- a CDS encoding rhomboid family intramembrane serine protease: MNPQPPAPTCVRHPDRPTGLACTRCGRPACPECLRPASVGQHCVDCVREGQRHTRQVRTVAGAEVARSPIPYVTYALIAVNVALFAITALQSRNLIDNYANSSLMDRWVLVPGLVSYGQWERVVGSGFLHFGPIHLALNMFALWIVGRSLEPVLGRLRYIAIYAVALLAGSAACMVFQAPNSVSAGASCAVYGLFGAITVLLIRVKQNPNQMFILIGINVFISFSLPGLSLAGHLGGLLGGTLATLGVLFLPEWLGAKSQEAARSIGWASIVSIGLISLVVIAARAITLG, translated from the coding sequence ATGAACCCGCAGCCGCCCGCACCGACGTGCGTCCGCCACCCTGATCGCCCCACCGGATTGGCGTGCACGCGCTGCGGGCGGCCGGCTTGTCCCGAATGCCTGCGGCCCGCCTCGGTCGGGCAGCATTGCGTCGATTGCGTGCGGGAGGGCCAGCGGCATACCCGGCAGGTCCGGACCGTCGCGGGCGCGGAGGTCGCACGCTCACCCATTCCGTATGTGACCTACGCGCTGATCGCGGTGAACGTGGCGTTGTTCGCCATCACCGCCCTCCAGTCCAGGAATTTGATCGACAACTACGCGAACTCGTCGCTGATGGATCGCTGGGTGCTGGTCCCCGGCCTGGTGTCCTACGGGCAGTGGGAGCGCGTCGTCGGCTCGGGTTTCCTGCATTTCGGTCCGATCCATCTGGCGCTCAATATGTTCGCGCTGTGGATCGTCGGCCGCAGTCTGGAACCGGTGCTCGGTCGCCTGCGCTACATCGCGATCTATGCGGTGGCCTTGCTCGCCGGCTCGGCCGCCTGCATGGTGTTCCAAGCGCCCAACAGTGTGTCGGCGGGCGCTTCGTGCGCGGTGTACGGCCTGTTCGGCGCGATCACGGTGCTGCTGATCCGGGTGAAGCAGAACCCGAATCAGATGTTCATCCTGATCGGTATCAACGTGTTCATCAGCTTCTCGTTGCCCGGCCTCTCGCTGGCCGGCCACCTCGGCGGTCTGCTCGGCGGCACCTTGGCCACCCTCGGTGTGCTGTTCCTGCCCGAATGGCTGGGCGCGAAGTCGCAGGAAGCGGCGCGCAGCATCGGCTGGGCGAGCATTGTGTCGATCGGGCTGATCTCGCTGGTGGTCATCGCGGCGCGGGCGATCACGTTGGGCTGA
- a CDS encoding peptidylprolyl isomerase, whose amino-acid sequence MTSPIQTASATLHTNHGDIKIALFGNHAPKTVRNFLGLADGSAQYTTQNASGGSTGPFYDGALFHRVMDGFMVQGGDPTGTGRGGPGYEFGDEFHPELRFDRGYLLAMANAGPGTNGSQFFITVSPQAHLNRKHTIFGEVIDPDSRKVVDSIAATPTDRNDRPKEPVVISKITIE is encoded by the coding sequence GTGACCTCACCGATTCAGACTGCGAGCGCGACGCTGCATACCAACCACGGCGACATCAAGATCGCGCTATTCGGCAATCACGCGCCCAAGACGGTGCGGAATTTCCTTGGGCTCGCGGACGGTTCGGCGCAGTACACCACGCAGAACGCGAGTGGTGGCAGCACCGGCCCGTTCTACGACGGCGCGCTGTTCCACCGGGTGATGGACGGATTCATGGTCCAGGGCGGCGACCCTACCGGCACCGGTCGCGGCGGCCCGGGCTATGAGTTCGGGGACGAATTCCACCCGGAGTTGCGCTTCGACCGCGGTTACCTTCTGGCGATGGCGAACGCGGGCCCGGGCACCAATGGTTCGCAGTTCTTCATCACCGTGAGCCCGCAGGCGCACCTGAATCGCAAGCACACCATTTTCGGCGAGGTCATCGACCCGGACTCGCGCAAGGTGGTCGATTCGATCGCCGCCACCCCGACCGATCGCAACGACCGCCCGAAGGAGCCGGTCGTGATCTCCAAGATCACGATCGAGTGA
- a CDS encoding ABC transporter permease: MTDLRKEATTFAEPQRVGLGARLSYLVSDSLTIAKRNVIKIKRVPDVLIFSTMSPIMFVLLFAYVFGNAISVPGMEGGYREFLIAGIFAQTVVFGASFTGAGLAEDMQKGIIDRFRSLPMAPAAVLFGRTISDVVINVVSLTVMSLTGYLVGWRIRGSLLDAVLAYVLLLLFAYAVSWMMAVVGLLVRAPEVFNNASFMVMFPLTFLANTFVPLQNLPSVLRVFAEWNPVSALTQAARDLFGNTNPAMPPPDVWSMRHPVATTLIWVVVILLIFVPLALRQYKRTVSR, encoded by the coding sequence ATGACCGATCTCCGCAAGGAAGCCACTACTTTCGCCGAACCGCAGCGGGTGGGGCTGGGGGCGCGCCTGTCCTATCTTGTGAGTGACAGCCTGACCATCGCCAAGCGCAACGTCATCAAGATCAAGCGCGTCCCCGATGTGCTCATCTTCTCCACGATGTCGCCGATCATGTTCGTGCTGCTGTTCGCCTACGTCTTCGGCAACGCGATCAGCGTGCCGGGCATGGAGGGTGGCTACCGCGAATTCCTGATCGCGGGCATCTTCGCCCAGACCGTGGTGTTCGGCGCCTCGTTCACCGGAGCCGGCCTGGCCGAGGATATGCAGAAGGGCATCATCGACCGTTTCCGTTCGCTGCCGATGGCGCCGGCCGCGGTGCTGTTCGGGCGCACGATCAGTGATGTCGTGATCAATGTGGTCAGCCTGACGGTGATGTCGTTGACCGGCTACCTGGTCGGCTGGCGCATCCGCGGCTCGCTGCTGGACGCCGTGCTGGCCTATGTGCTGCTGTTGCTGTTCGCCTACGCGGTGTCCTGGATGATGGCCGTGGTCGGCCTGCTGGTCCGCGCGCCCGAGGTCTTCAACAACGCCAGCTTCATGGTGATGTTCCCGCTGACCTTCCTGGCGAACACCTTCGTACCGCTGCAGAATCTGCCGTCGGTGCTGCGGGTGTTCGCGGAATGGAATCCGGTGTCGGCGCTGACGCAGGCGGCCCGGGATCTGTTCGGCAATACCAATCCGGCCATGCCGCCGCCGGATGTGTGGTCGATGCGGCATCCGGTCGCGACCACACTGATCTGGGTGGTGGTCATTCTGCTGATCTTCGTGCCGCTGGCTCTGCGTCAGTACAAGCGCACCGTCAGTCGCTGA
- a CDS encoding ATP-binding cassette domain-containing protein: MPDAIVAEGLVKRYGQLVALDGLDLSVPEGTVTALLGPNGAGKTTTVRVFTTLLVPDEGSATVAGIDVLRNPQALRSRIGASGQYAAVDEYLTGFENLEMVGRLYHMGVQRSKERARELLDRFRLSDAADRPVKGYSGGMRRRLDLAGALVANPPVLFLDEPTTGLDPRARLDLWDVIEELVAGGTTLLLTTQYMDEADRLADSIAVIDHGKVIARGTADELKTLVGGDRIELTVTDPAKLGIAEQVLKGLADGEIHLEPGLRRIIVPVSNGSQALVDAIGLLGANEVHINDVGLRRPSLDDVFLTLTGHEAEDYVNGAGKQLEAEGSVR; the protein is encoded by the coding sequence ATGCCCGACGCAATAGTCGCCGAGGGTCTGGTCAAGCGCTACGGCCAGTTGGTCGCCCTCGATGGACTCGATCTCTCGGTGCCCGAAGGCACCGTCACCGCCCTGCTCGGCCCCAACGGCGCCGGCAAGACCACCACCGTCCGGGTGTTCACCACCCTGCTCGTCCCGGACGAGGGCAGCGCCACCGTGGCCGGCATCGATGTACTGCGCAACCCCCAGGCGCTGCGTTCCCGCATCGGGGCGTCGGGCCAGTACGCCGCGGTGGACGAGTACCTCACCGGTTTCGAGAACCTCGAAATGGTGGGCCGGCTGTACCACATGGGCGTCCAGCGCAGTAAGGAGCGCGCTCGCGAGCTGCTGGACCGCTTCCGGCTCAGCGATGCGGCGGATCGCCCGGTCAAGGGCTATTCCGGCGGTATGCGCCGTCGGCTCGACCTGGCGGGCGCGCTGGTCGCCAATCCACCGGTGCTGTTCCTGGACGAGCCCACCACCGGCCTGGACCCACGCGCCCGGCTCGACCTGTGGGACGTCATCGAGGAACTGGTGGCGGGCGGCACCACGCTCCTGCTCACCACGCAGTACATGGACGAGGCCGACCGGCTGGCCGATTCCATCGCGGTGATCGACCACGGCAAGGTGATCGCGCGCGGCACCGCCGACGAACTCAAGACGCTGGTCGGCGGCGATCGCATCGAACTCACGGTCACCGATCCGGCCAAGCTGGGGATCGCCGAACAGGTGCTGAAAGGCTTGGCGGACGGCGAGATCCACCTCGAGCCGGGGTTGCGCCGGATCATCGTGCCGGTCAGCAACGGGTCGCAGGCGCTGGTCGACGCGATCGGTCTGCTGGGAGCCAACGAGGTGCATATCAACGACGTCGGGCTGCGCCGCCCGTCGCTCGACGATGTCTTCCTCACGCTCACCGGGCACGAGGCCGAGGATTACGTCAACGGCGCGGGCAAGCAGCTCGAAGCGGAAGGGAGCGTCCGATGA
- a CDS encoding acyl-CoA dehydrogenase family protein, with the protein MNDVLEYVLTEPIAEAAPADVDQAWARHLAVAEAFRSPVDRAVAGGFAADRLGVAFLSGYQEALRKLLPEVAGADLLAVSATEEGGAHPSSIRTALVPAGDGWVVRGTKTFTTMGERARQLVVIAGTGEVVDGRPRLRAVLVAAEQPGVTVTNRPPLPMAPEIPHATVVFADAPARLLPGDGYLNFLKPFRTIEDAHVLAATLGWLVRVGRAARWPRATLQRLLASVAMVRGLDLDSPASPGVHIALGGIFAEFERLLTESEPLWQQVDAGTRERWERDRPLLATAGRVRAQRLETAWRRVAID; encoded by the coding sequence GTGAACGATGTGCTCGAGTATGTGCTGACCGAACCGATCGCCGAGGCCGCGCCTGCCGATGTCGACCAGGCGTGGGCCCGGCACCTGGCGGTAGCGGAGGCTTTCCGGTCGCCGGTGGACCGTGCGGTCGCGGGCGGGTTCGCGGCGGATCGGCTGGGTGTCGCCTTCCTCTCGGGCTATCAGGAGGCGCTGCGGAAGCTGTTGCCCGAGGTGGCGGGCGCCGACCTGCTCGCGGTTTCCGCGACCGAGGAGGGCGGGGCGCATCCGTCCTCGATCCGGACCGCGCTGGTCCCGGCCGGCGACGGCTGGGTCGTGCGCGGCACCAAGACATTCACGACGATGGGCGAGCGCGCGCGGCAGTTGGTGGTGATCGCGGGCACCGGCGAGGTGGTCGATGGGCGACCTCGGCTGCGTGCCGTGCTGGTCGCGGCTGAACAGCCCGGCGTGACGGTGACGAACCGGCCGCCGTTGCCGATGGCGCCGGAAATCCCGCATGCGACAGTGGTTTTCGCGGACGCACCGGCGCGGCTGCTGCCGGGCGACGGATACCTGAATTTTCTGAAGCCGTTCCGCACCATCGAGGACGCGCACGTGCTCGCGGCGACGCTGGGCTGGCTGGTTCGGGTAGGCCGGGCGGCGCGGTGGCCGCGGGCGACGCTGCAGCGCTTGCTGGCGTCGGTGGCGATGGTGCGGGGCCTGGATCTGGATTCGCCGGCTTCGCCCGGTGTGCACATCGCGCTCGGCGGCATCTTCGCGGAATTCGAACGGCTGCTGACCGAGTCGGAGCCGCTGTGGCAGCAGGTCGATGCGGGGACTCGGGAGCGCTGGGAGCGTGATCGCCCGCTGCTCGCGACGGCCGGGCGGGTGCGGGCCCAGCGACTGGAGACCGCTTGGCGGCGGGTCGCGATCGACTGA
- a CDS encoding pyridoxamine 5'-phosphate oxidase family protein: protein MSGKVAEFAELESEFDAYVGRIVYATMVTVDSKNRPRTRVLIPIWENVDGQPVGWLATYRTPVKAAHIARNPHVSFSYWDRRNDSVAVDATAAWDDDMAVRQRVWELYAQTSPPGAGYPLGQFWSSPADPKLHVMRLEPYRIQVIRGRDLRSRIWARVDERVEA from the coding sequence ATGAGTGGGAAAGTCGCGGAATTCGCGGAGCTGGAATCGGAGTTCGACGCCTATGTGGGGCGCATCGTCTACGCCACGATGGTGACGGTGGACAGCAAGAACAGGCCGCGGACGCGGGTGCTGATCCCTATCTGGGAGAACGTCGACGGACAGCCGGTGGGCTGGCTGGCCACCTACCGAACACCAGTGAAGGCGGCGCATATCGCGCGGAATCCGCATGTCAGCTTCTCGTATTGGGATCGGCGCAATGACTCGGTGGCGGTCGACGCCACCGCCGCCTGGGACGACGATATGGCGGTGCGGCAACGGGTTTGGGAGCTGTACGCCCAGACCAGCCCGCCGGGTGCGGGCTATCCGCTCGGGCAGTTCTGGAGTTCGCCCGCGGACCCGAAACTGCACGTCATGCGGCTGGAGCCGTACCGGATCCAGGTAATCCGGGGCCGGGATCTGCGTAGCCGCATCTGGGCCCGGGTGGACGAGCGGGTCGAGGCCTGA
- a CDS encoding winged helix-turn-helix transcriptional regulator — protein MEEGTSESLGYCADTDDFTARQWDTRADCEVRQILDRIADKWSLLAIALLAGRTMRFTELRREIDGISQRMLTRTLRQLERDGLVRRTVYAVVPPRVDYELTPLGASLHETIQALVNWTESHQREIAAARTAYDTAEAAAV, from the coding sequence ATGGAAGAAGGCACTTCAGAGTCCCTCGGTTACTGCGCGGATACCGACGACTTCACGGCTCGGCAGTGGGACACCCGCGCCGACTGCGAAGTGCGCCAAATTCTGGACCGCATCGCCGACAAGTGGTCGCTACTCGCCATCGCACTGCTGGCCGGCCGCACCATGCGCTTCACCGAACTGCGCCGCGAGATCGACGGCATCAGCCAGCGCATGCTCACCCGCACCCTGCGGCAGCTGGAACGCGACGGCCTGGTCCGCCGCACCGTGTACGCGGTGGTGCCGCCGCGCGTCGACTACGAACTCACCCCGCTCGGCGCGAGCCTGCACGAAACCATTCAGGCGCTGGTGAATTGGACCGAATCACACCAGCGCGAGATCGCCGCCGCCCGCACCGCCTACGACACCGCCGAGGCGGCGGCGGTGTAG
- a CDS encoding AIM24 family protein, with product MRSDIFRAENMAQPATELGLALQHSRCVKACVNGEVYARQGAMIGYRGQFAFEVKSQGLGNLVKRFATGEGVALMACRGQGEVWFAHHSSECFLIDLDPGDSLSINGKHILVYEPTLSYDIQMVSGAGAFVGGGLFNCVFQGRGRLAITSHGQPIVVPVSHQQPVFADSDALIGWSAGLQTSIVRTQSFGSMLRGGSGEVAQVRFAGEGFVMLQPSELNLGVATGSR from the coding sequence ATGCGCAGTGACATCTTCCGCGCGGAGAATATGGCCCAGCCGGCCACCGAACTCGGCCTCGCCCTGCAGCACTCGCGGTGCGTGAAGGCGTGTGTCAACGGGGAGGTCTATGCCCGCCAAGGCGCGATGATCGGCTATCGCGGACAGTTCGCGTTCGAGGTGAAGAGCCAGGGGCTGGGCAACCTGGTGAAGCGGTTCGCCACGGGCGAAGGCGTGGCGTTGATGGCCTGCCGCGGCCAGGGTGAGGTCTGGTTCGCCCACCATTCCTCGGAGTGTTTTCTGATCGACCTCGATCCGGGGGATTCGCTCTCGATCAACGGCAAGCACATCCTCGTCTACGAGCCCACCTTGAGCTATGACATCCAGATGGTGTCCGGCGCAGGTGCTTTCGTCGGCGGTGGCCTGTTCAACTGTGTGTTCCAAGGCCGGGGCAGGCTGGCGATCACCAGCCATGGTCAGCCGATCGTCGTCCCGGTCAGTCATCAGCAGCCGGTGTTCGCCGATTCGGACGCGTTGATCGGCTGGTCCGCGGGATTGCAGACCTCGATTGTCCGTACCCAGAGTTTCGGCTCGATGCTGCGCGGCGGCTCCGGTGAGGTGGCGCAGGTGCGATTCGCCGGCGAGGGTTTCGTCATGCTCCAGCCCTCGGAGTTGAACTTGGGCGTGGCAACAGGATCGAGGTGA
- a CDS encoding YoaK family protein: protein MKQPDSARKRALYDAEARISWVLAGLAGLIGAAAFMHTAGYFVTFMTGNTERAILGHFDGGRDMAVAAAALLASFLSGVIVASWCRRHFWHAHPHGPTLLTTVSLAVSALTDLYLVSHAEDTSRIEFIPILFVAFGVGALNTSFVKDGEVSIPLSYVTGTIVKMGQGIERHIGGGDYADWLGYFLVYAAFALGAFLGGLLSLAVPGWAMLITATVVCLLTTCYTYLHLDRHGPLEETA from the coding sequence GTGAAGCAGCCGGATTCGGCGCGCAAACGGGCACTGTACGACGCCGAAGCCCGCATCTCGTGGGTGCTGGCGGGGCTGGCCGGTCTGATCGGCGCGGCCGCGTTCATGCACACCGCCGGCTACTTCGTCACCTTCATGACCGGCAACACCGAACGGGCCATCCTCGGCCATTTCGACGGCGGCCGCGATATGGCCGTCGCCGCGGCCGCGCTGCTGGCGTCCTTCCTGTCCGGTGTCATCGTGGCCTCCTGGTGCCGCCGCCATTTCTGGCACGCCCACCCGCACGGCCCCACCCTGCTCACCACCGTCAGCCTCGCTGTCTCCGCGCTCACCGACCTCTACCTGGTCAGCCACGCCGAGGACACCTCGCGGATCGAGTTCATCCCGATTCTTTTCGTCGCCTTCGGCGTCGGCGCGCTGAACACCTCTTTCGTCAAGGACGGCGAAGTCTCGATCCCGCTCAGCTATGTCACGGGCACCATCGTGAAGATGGGCCAGGGCATCGAACGTCACATCGGCGGCGGCGATTACGCCGACTGGCTCGGCTACTTCCTCGTCTACGCCGCCTTCGCCCTCGGCGCGTTCCTCGGCGGCCTGCTCAGCCTCGCCGTCCCCGGCTGGGCCATGCTCATCACCGCCACCGTGGTGTGCCTGCTGACCACCTGCTACACCTATTTGCACCTGGACCGGCACGGGCCGCTGGAGGAAACCGCCTGA
- a CDS encoding DLW-39 family protein: MKLLLTVGIAVAVLVGITKLRKRDDADLWHEVTNR; the protein is encoded by the coding sequence ATGAAACTTCTTCTCACCGTTGGTATTGCGGTCGCCGTCCTCGTCGGAATCACCAAGCTGCGCAAGCGCGACGACGCTGATCTCTGGCACGAGGTGACCAACCGCTGA
- a CDS encoding DUF3566 domain-containing protein, whose amino-acid sequence MTTPNQPNDERQHTNGVTERIAPSPIPPRPTSRPVASAEGGQSNENPDQKSEFSAKAPDQKSGAEGREQQSEPVGQTGGGQSPYQEGWSQLPQREPQSNLYRPGQAPVTGRPAGGLNGGVTNARTTADLAAKAARKEAAMVKSVGIDGPTRSIARPELIKDMPDLSDIRHPLPPQEATASVPQYHPVSPAVPVAVAAAVASGEPLRATVQIRRIDPWSTLKISLVISVALFFVWMLAVGLLYIVLEGMGVWERLNNTFTDMVSQDSGSVGLIDAGTVFGYAGVIGLINVVLFTALGTVGTFIYNQCCDLVGGIQVTLADPD is encoded by the coding sequence TTGACCACTCCGAATCAGCCGAATGACGAGCGGCAGCACACGAACGGTGTGACCGAACGGATCGCACCGTCCCCGATTCCGCCGCGGCCGACTTCCCGGCCGGTCGCTTCGGCCGAAGGCGGGCAGTCGAACGAAAATCCGGATCAGAAGAGCGAATTCTCCGCCAAGGCGCCGGATCAAAAATCCGGCGCCGAAGGGCGAGAACAACAGTCGGAGCCGGTCGGGCAGACCGGTGGCGGCCAATCGCCCTATCAGGAAGGTTGGTCGCAACTTCCGCAGCGGGAACCGCAGTCCAACCTGTACCGGCCCGGCCAGGCGCCGGTCACCGGACGGCCCGCGGGCGGGCTGAACGGCGGCGTCACCAACGCCCGCACCACCGCCGACCTCGCCGCCAAAGCCGCGCGCAAGGAAGCGGCGATGGTGAAATCCGTTGGTATCGACGGACCTACGCGCAGCATCGCGCGGCCGGAACTCATCAAGGACATGCCCGACCTGTCCGACATCCGGCATCCGCTGCCGCCGCAGGAAGCGACTGCCTCCGTCCCGCAGTACCACCCGGTGTCGCCGGCGGTTCCGGTAGCGGTGGCCGCGGCTGTCGCCTCCGGTGAGCCGCTGCGTGCCACCGTGCAGATCCGCCGCATCGACCCCTGGTCGACGCTGAAGATCTCGCTGGTGATCAGCGTGGCCCTGTTCTTCGTGTGGATGCTGGCCGTCGGCCTGCTCTATATCGTGCTCGAGGGCATGGGCGTCTGGGAGCGGCTGAACAACACCTTCACCGACATGGTGTCGCAGGACAGCGGTTCGGTGGGTCTGATCGACGCGGGCACGGTCTTCGGCTATGCCGGTGTCATCGGGCTGATCAACGTGGTGCTGTTCACCGCGCTCGGCACGGTCGGCACGTTCATCTACAACCAGTGCTGCGACCTCGTCGGCGGTATCCAGGTCACCCTGGCCGACCCCGACTAG